ACCTCGAGGTGCCCGAAGGAGCGCATGAAGGGGCCGCCGACGGGGACGTCGAAGATCTCCTTCTTCGCCATGAAGCGCGTGTAGCGACCCCGCTGCGCCGCGGGGTAACCGCCCATCAGGTAGTCGACGTACGACACGTGGTTGACCGCGACCAGGGCCCCGCCCGAGGTCGGGATGTGCTCGGTCCCGCTCATGTGGATGTCCATGGCAGAGAGGCGGAACCAGGTCTTGGCAGCCGCGACGATGACGGGGTAGGTGAGATCCACCGGCTCACCTCACCACCTCGGGGGCGCGCGGTCCAGCGGACGGGCCGGTCAGCCGCCGAGGATCACGGCGTGCGTGCCGGTGGCACGGGCGATGACCCGGCCGCCCTGGGTGATCTCGCCCTGCGTGGTGCAGATGCGCCGCCCGAGGCTGGTGCAGGTGGCGGTGGCCTGCAGGGGTTCGCCGGCCGTGCCGGCGCGGAGGAACTGCGTGGTCAAGGTGACGTGGGGTGCCACCATGCCCTCGGGTCCGGCGCCGTGGACGGCCCAGCCCGTCGCGCTGTCCAGCAGGGCGCTGAGGTAGCCCCCGTGCAGGATGCCGCCGCCGTTGAGGTGCTCGGGCTGCGGGTCCGCCTCGACGACCGCCCCCTCGGCGTCGGCGCGCAGCACCCGGAAGCCGAGGTGCGCCGAGAACGGTCCGGGGTCTCCGACTGGGGTCATGGCGCCACCGTAGGGCCTGGCGCTCCGGCCCACGGCGGCCGTCCCTGCCGCTAGGTTCACGCCATGGTGCAGGACTTCAGCGGCAGGGTCGCGATCGTGACGGGGGCGTCGAGCGGGCTGGGTGCGGCGACGGTACGCCGAC
This genomic window from Nocardioides marinus contains:
- a CDS encoding PaaI family thioesterase; the protein is MTPVGDPGPFSAHLGFRVLRADAEGAVVEADPQPEHLNGGGILHGGYLSALLDSATGWAVHGAGPEGMVAPHVTLTTQFLRAGTAGEPLQATATCTSLGRRICTTQGEITQGGRVIARATGTHAVILGG